Below is a genomic region from Cyprinus carpio isolate SPL01 chromosome B6, ASM1834038v1, whole genome shotgun sequence.
TTTTAAACCATGTGTGACTGACTGACAAGCTGTCTGTGGAAATTTGTTGACAATTGGTTTGAGGGGCTTAGTGACAtcagccaaaaataaaagtcattcagtcattttttttttctttggaataatgtgcGCCAATCAATAATACCAGGAACATGTGTTAGTTAGTAAATTAGGTTACTTTTAAATTCACATCGACAATAAGTTCCTCCAAAagtaaaatttctgtcatcatttactcactttaatgtcgttccaaacccgtatgactttatttcttctacaGAACCAAAAAATGGCAAAAGGTCAATGCAGCTGTAATGAACAGACACTGAGGATTCcaagaatgagtaaatgatgacatatgttcatttaaaatgacctCATCTCCTAATATGCACCAAATCAACTAGACAATAATGATGCggtttaataaataacaattaccACACACAACAATGTATGTACATGTTCTCGTAATGctgcaaatgaaaacaattatctTAACAAGACttaaaaaagaactgaaaaaagTCCATTGTAGTGTCCTCCTTAGATGGTCTGTTTTATGTAAGAAGTTGTCATTAATGGTTTGCACAAGGAAAATGTCCACCATCACAGAGAGGAATATGAGTTTGATATCATTAGGCTGGTGTTGGCATGTTGAAAAGCAGCCAGTTTGTCATTGTCTCCAAGACTTTCggctcagcacacacacacaagctacaTTGATTCTTATGAGTCTCCATGCCACCAGGTTCTTGAATGAAGTCAGCGCTCGCACAAACGTGTGTGAATTGGTGCAGTACGAGTTCCAATGGCGTGCATCGATTCCCAAACACCCGGATCCTCCAGTCCGCCCGCTGCTGCACGTCGTCTCAAAAAAGTACTGCTTTTTCTTGGAGTTGTTGATGATTACGTCGGGCAAGACGGTGACCTCGTTGCCCGAGATGTCCGTAGCTTTGGTTTTATTTCCCTCCCAAGTGCTAATGCTCTCGCAGACGGAGTAAACTCCGCGGTGTTGAGGTGCTCCTGCCTTTCTCTTCGTCCTGCTCCTCATCTGGTGCCCAGCGAGCTCTGAGTCGGGGGGATGTTCACTGAACAGAACCCGGGGTGAGCGGTACCGTCTCTTGTTGAAGAGTTTAGGATCCACAGTCGGCACAGGGTTTGCCGTGACATCATGCTGTCCATGGCCGGTGTTTTGTGGACAGATGTCACCTGGGCGCTGGGCAAACATCTGGCTGCAGGACAAGAGCAGCAGGGCTAGCATGGACCACCGCATGGGCTCAACGTGACCTGAGTATGGCATAGATTAACGTTAGATTTCATCACACGCaataacatacaaacaaatatgaTGCCAGatttctttacatttctttggctgatatatatacagatatgtaTACAGCCAAAGAATGGTAGATAATATGATAGTTGAAATCTGTAGatttacacaatttaaaaaaagctcaataaagctccaaactttttttcttaatttcattttcttttgaagTAGCGTAATCAggcattaaaacattataatatacaacaGAATAActgttagtatttttttctgttaaactgtTCGTTTCATTCTGTTAAACAAGAGTATTATCTGCTTGTAATACTAGCtgattcatatatttaaaataatcatatttatattaaaatacttaatactaaaatattttagataataatattaaattggtttctacttaatattttcctatatatatatatatatatatatatatatatatatatatatatatatatatatatatatgtatatatatatatatatacacacacacacattaaaaacattaacattaaaatattttatataattatattaaaatgttcagtatatatataaaaaaaaaaaaaaacacacacacaaacacacacacacacacacacacacacacatatataaaaagtgtatatatatatatatatatatatatatacatataaaatattttcagatacCGATGGTCATATGTCACACCTAATCTAAATTAATATCATTACTTTctgataacattatttttaatcttcTGTGTTACTTGGTATATAAAACCTAGTTAAACACTTTTATGAATCGATtatctaatataataaatattttaacaaaaatactcAACAAGAGAATGTTTTATAGTCTCTTCAACTGGATATTTTGacattattgttgtacagtgatATCAGATTGGTAATATATTTGGTATGTACCATAATATCGAATGATTACCATATCTATAAACTATACAAATTTTACTGTAATTCTTTAGCATTAGCTGTACACTCCAAAACTATGGTAGTACCATGGTACTGTATCCAAATTACTGTCCAAAGAactttttggtacttttttttgAATCTGGGAGCCAGGACTATATAGCATTAACTGACAGCTATTCAAGCAGTAGAAATCCCTCATACATGTGTATCAGCACAACCTGAACCTCCGCAAACTAGCATAGCATAGCTTTGACTTTTTAATACTGAAAATAGGTTTATATCTGTGCTTTACACAGGTAATCTTGTGTTTAAGAGGAAAAAAGATTATGTTTACCTGTGAAATGTGTCCAGGTGAACTGTTTTCTCCCGTCTGTCTTTAGCGTAGCTCCTCTGTGCTCCTCATGGTACATGTATCGACCAGCGTGGCATCTTCTGCTTCCAGCTCCTCTGCAGAGAGGTACAGAAAAGTATGAAGCAAGCTGTAATTTCACATAATTGCCATTTACCGCATGCGTATCACTCATGCAGCGTTGTACTCTAGTGAATCGATTCATTCAGACGGATTTACAAAAAATGATTCACCAGACCCAGGAGGGGAGATATGTTAGATTAGGCCTTTTTCTGAAGACAAACATCTAAAATTGACATCTCGCTGCCGTCAAGGAAAAACATTTGTCGTATTAAACAGATCTCCTGTTTCTTTCCTACATGGAGAAACACCTCATCCGTCCAAACGCATTCCTTCCATTGGTGAAATGCTGGgagaaaaatgcacatttcagaCTATGTTTCAGCGGATAAATGGCATCTTCAATGAATGATGTAGTAATCACTGTCAAATTACTGCTTGAGCGTGACACGCGTAGACAAACAAGACAGACCAAAACCCAAATGTGACACACATCAACATACACCCCACACTCAAACCATCCGACTGCCACAACATACACAAACCTCCAGTAAATTGCTTTGGATCGCAGCCTTTCTGTGTGGCTTGTGGAGGTGGTCTAAGAAATCCTCAGCCACTGACCTCAAACTCATTAGCTGTGATAGAGACAATTTAACACATTCCGTCTGGCATAGCCGATGTTATCACGCTGACACAAAGAGCAGAGCCAGGCGGTGCTCTCCTTTCAAAACAGTCTGCTTTCATATGGTAACAGTTCCTGGGTGGCAAGGGTTTCAGTGTGTAACGTGAGCTCCTCCGAAGCACACATATGCACAGCCTTATCTGCAGCCTCCACAGGGCTATGGATTCCTGGAGGGCAGCTTTCTTTAAGCACTCATGTGTGGCAGAGCTCAGGGATGAAGCGTGGCTTTGTGCTGGCCCTGGGCCTGTGGACTAGAAGTCCATGCACAGGCAGCATCCCCTTTAATGCACACTGAAGACTTATGCTACAGTCTACATAGCTTCACTAGAAGCTGTCACATGGCATTATGTAAAATGAGAATCATTGCCATTTAGGATGAGGTGAAACAGCGGGCATGTTCGGACCTTCCTGCCAAAAAGAAGCTAGTCAGATTAAACTTATCTTCAAAGTATGAAATATACCTAGATGAAAAGGCATGGGTTCAATTCACAGTGGCAAACAAATGAACTCAACCTAACTGTATACGAATGAcagtgaagatgtttttttttttttttttgcattttttttttgcatttttcctcATATTCTagtatatattttacacacacacacacacaaaatagtttatagtgtgtgtgtgtgtgtgtgtgtgtgtgtgtgtgtgtgtgtccctggaccacagtcataagtgtcaattttttgaaattgagatttatacgctttccattgatgtatggtttgttagaacaGGACAATATACACTCTTAAACAATGCTGGGTTGTTGGgccaacccaactttgggtctgAAATATGGGTGCTAAAAAAAccataaatattgaaattttcacatttaattttgtcCCAAAAGAATTAATTAGTCcaaatttgacccaaagttgggttgaaataaCCCATGCATGATCtttttaaaatcctaatgatttttggcataaaaacaggacaatatttggccaagatacaaaactatttggaaatctgaacaaatataagggtgtgcaaaaaaaatctaaatttgaggtccagggtcacacacacacacacccacacaaagttttccaatttaatttttttagctaCAAATgatatattactttaaaaatttaaaatgaatcttcatggaaatgtatttattgtttacttAAATCCTAATTAATTTTtggcaataaaagaaaaatatatcaatCATTTATGACCCATACTAGTATAttgttggctactgctacaaatatatctgtgtgACTATACGAtttctttttttgggtttttacaagggtcacactcacacacacatatacacacacacacacacacacacacacacatatacacacacatacacatacacatacatgcataggcctacatatatatataaaccaagtAGCTTTGTAATAATAGCCCTAGTCTCTATTATTTTATGGCTCCAGCTCTTTCTTCAATGTAAGTCTACAACATTTTCCATTTGTTTGATCATCTGCCAGGAGAAAGTCATATACAATATTAGTATGAGTTGTATAATTTCAGAAGGAAACTTGTTAGgatataaagaacatttatttaggCCGCTTGGCCACAATGACAAAGCTGGCTGGACAGCAATTAAAATTAATGACTGCGGTGATTTCAATGCCACCAATATAGTTTATCAATGTTTCCCTGACAAATTTATGATTGTTAATACAAGCAACCATGCACATAATGCACACAagcacactcacatacacacatccaGATGGCTGACTGCATGAGGTCTGTTATGAGATGGTGTCAAAGACTTATCGCTTGTGTTACTGACAACAGATGATGATGAATCCAGATGGGGTCATATAATCAGCTCTGGATATAGAACTGGACATTATTGTACCATCACATAAACACCCTGTTAGCAATTATACAAAGATTTCCATATCTCATCTCCACTAGACATaaacaaacatgtatgacttacaTGTGAAACATGATCAAACCCCTGACCCTAAGTTTTAAACTTCGGTAAGTAACACCATTTGTGCTCCAGACATAACAGATATCATGCAGCTCACTGACGAGGTGTGATAATACTTTTCTAATGAAAAAATCCAGGCTTAAAATCCATGCCCACGTTAGTGTTAGGGTTATCATAAATATTCATCATAATTGTACATacataattaaaggaatagttcaccagaaaataataatttgctttgaattaactcaccctcaggccatccaatatgttgATGTGTTTGTCtattcatcggaacagatttggtgaaatgtagcatcacttgctcaccagtggatcctctgcagtgaatgggtgccgtcagaacaagagtccaaacagctgataaaaacatcacaataatccacaagtaatccacaccactatcaattaacatcttttaaagtgtaaagctgcatgtttgtaagaaacaaattcatcattaagacgttttatcTTAAACTGTCTCTTCTGACCCGTTGACCCGTTGTTTTCATTTGCAAGCACTGcaatttcactggagaaagcaatatgtgaccctggaccacaaagggtccagtcttaagtcgctgaggTATATTTattgcaatagccaaaaatacattgtatgggtcaaaattatagatttttctcttataccaaaaatcattaggatattaagtaaagatcatgttccatgaagatattttgtaaatttccttccgtaaatatatctaaacttcatttttgattagtaatatgcatagctaaggacttcatctggacaactttaaaggcgatttagattttttgcaccctcagattccagatattcaaatagttgtatctcaaacaaatattgtcctatcctaacaaaccatacatcaatggaaagcttatttattcagctttcagagtataaatctcaattttgaacaGTTTAcacttaaggttttgtggtccagggtcacatattacggATAGAGAGCTCACATTTTAGCTGGAAGTGACGGTCTGAAGTTaacaaacatcttaatgatggttttgtttcttacaaacactaagattttcacttcataagacattaattgatggactggagtggtgtggattacttgtgaattgttgtgatggtttttatcagctggttGGACTCAATTCTCCAagtttgttctgatgaagaaacaaactcttctacatcttggatggtctgagggtgagtaaagattcagcaacttttcatttttgggttaactattcctttatatATGAGATATATGGGTATACAGACCcttaattaaaagtgaaataacCTTGACATCTTGAATATgtcaaaaggataaaaaaaaatattacatagacTGTAAATACTGAATAACATACTATGAACACaagttttaattcagttaaaaagtCCTACAGTACAGTTGAATGCACACAGCAGTGCATAGTGTTCTGCAAACAGCCACCCAGCAGGTCAACATGATCAAGATGAAGTACCTGCTCTTCCTGTGAGGACGGGTCATCACATTGGAATGCACACACATCACTTCCTCTGCCAGAGTGAGTAGCCAGAGGCTGTATGTGTGTGGTACACAGTGTAAGGCTCAGGCTATTGTATCAGACAGATGCTCAGGCCTTTCCCAGGACCGCCTAAAACGCTTACATTTTGTCTCTTTGCAGTGATGAACAGATATGACAGTTAAAGTCTAGTCAAGTCAAAATCTATTTATCAAGTTTATACAAGCTCCAGAGAATCACATAAAGAGAGAGACTCAAAAGAAGCAGGACTCaacaatgaatatatttttttgttcactGACACAGTCAGGTAGTTAGTTCAGATTGTTGCTTTCCCTAACAattcttttattttcaaaaattattaattatttaattacatgcaCGATCattcaaagtttatttatttatttatttttttgtaagaaattaatacttttatccagcaat
It encodes:
- the ngfb gene encoding nerve growth factor, coding for MYHEEHRGATLKTDGRKQFTWTHFTGHVEPMRWSMLALLLLSCSQMFAQRPGDICPQNTGHGQHDVTANPVPTVDPKLFNKRRYRSPRVLFSEHPPDSELAGHQMRSRTKRKAGAPQHRGVYSVCESISTWEGNKTKATDISGNEVTVLPDVIINNSKKKQYFFETTCSSGRTGGSGCLGIDARHWNSYCTNSHTFVRALTSFKNLVAWRLIRINVACVCVLSRKSWRQ